aagaagaacaacTATAATGGCAGCTGTTGCATCTTTTAcctgaaaattatatttaataaacaattataagaaaagaaaactgtatatatttatataagttaAGAAGCTTTAGGAAAGggaaatgtaataaaataagcCGATCCATAtgtcatattttatataaatatatatcacTAGTGTTTcaagaaactaaaataaatagaatCTACATGATATTGTGCTATccaaatgaaataaagtttttttatgatGTTAGGTGCAATTATTTTAGAATGGATAAAAATAGAATTGGGATATATTATACTATttcttaagaataaaaatataattaagtttataatgaaattaaacCCAATTACGCAACCACTGAAATACGTGAAAGGTAGTAGGTACGacacttaattttttgaattttttaaaatttaaaaacaatgctattttaaatataaaataacttcttttttgaaacttttcatatgcttttttgttttgtgggaATAGAATTCTATCTCACCTTATGTTGTGTAATCATTTCAGCCCACCCAGCAATAAATTGCGGTTTTCTAAAAAACCAAAGAAGTACAgacaaaaagaataaacatcctACTGCTTTCTCTTGGAAAGACATTGGTCCCATCTCTTGTAATTTTCTTCCAATTAGTTTCCTTGCCACTTGTTCACCTTGCATACCAACCCTAAAGATTATGtaccctttatattttttttatagtaacatcaagatataaatatatgaaatattttaagtaatgaATATGATATTTTGTATCTATTGTTTTGGTTAAAATTACACATACTTTAGTCTCTTTGCATCCGGTGAGTTCGGCCGGAAAAGACCCATATACCAAAACTGCAACCATATCACTGTGAGATACATCATAATCAGCATCATTGGTACGTTAAGAAATAGCCATTTTGCAAATTCCACTCCTGGACCTTCATCAAATCTGCTTTCATAGATTCctgaaaaaacaaatatttaaacatattttttttaatgggtcatactattctttttttattaacaaaaggtTGGCGACCGAGTCTATTAATTGAGTCTATGGGCATTGCGGCTTAACCCCTCGAATAACGGTTCGAGTGATACCTCATATGAAAGTGTTTGAAACCCCTTTTTCAACTTGGTAAGCCGAAAGGCGATGATAAAAGTCGTCGACAAAGTTCTGAATAGCTAAAATTCGTATATTACCGAATGCTATTCTAATTTTTACTTTTCTCTGGTTCATTTTGGTAAACCCTTTGTTTGACatataagaaaagaaaataatccaGGGGTGTTAAATTAGGAGGTCAATACGGAAAAATTAGATCAAGATACCTACGAATATTCTCACCAAATGTGGGGGAGCACGATCTTGCTGAAACAATATTCGATAATGGCATATATCTATCTATAGATCAAGGAGTCAAATCGAGcgacaaaaaaatctaaatattgttCGGCtgtaagattattttaaaaagcgtGGGTTCAATATTGCATTGCTGATAACGCTAGCTCATACATTCACTTTTTTAGAATACTGGGCATGTGCTTCATGTATCCAGTGTAGATCTTTCTGAGATCAAAACCGGTAATTTTGTCTATTAACAATgccatttaaacaaaatgttgcTTCATCAAAGAATGGAAAGGCATTCTTTTCATCACACCATCTCAATTTCTTCACAGAACTGCAGTCCCCTATCAAGAACATCTTCCTAAAGTTCTTGTATCAGAACTATTATATGGATCTATCTAATATATGaatgatactttttatttatttcaaacttGTTGCCTTACCAACAGCCTAAAGAGGCTCAAAAGGTTGCCAAGCTTTAAAAGTGTTTAAATCAACACAACAAATCACcgttttactaaaaataaaactgttcaagaaatatgattttaatgTGTAACATTTAAGTGcacaataattatatacataattatgaaaatagaataatatGCAAGGTGTCAGAGACAAAGCAGCCCACCCTGAAAAtctgcaaaaataaaatgtttaggCCAAAACCGCCGAACACGTAAAATTTCACATTGAGAATAAATTGACAGAAATTGCCTTTCTCTGAGGTCATCGCCTCACCCCCCAGAACccccatgtaattttttaaattggaataaGGGTCgagtgataaataatttttttttaagtatccAGGTGTTATCTCTAATCAAGAAAAACAATacatttcaaaaattcaaattattttgacaCAAACGTCAAAATTGCAGTAAATACCTGCATATTTCGATGCTTTTGTTGattcagttatttttattttagtatcggtgatttattaaaaagagaaataataaCAGTAGTGCGAAGTATATATTTGATCTAGTCCTGGTGATATTAATAGTATTGATAACAATGGTTTATATGCTCCAAGAAAGAATTGAGTCGTTATTATGATAACGTTTATATGAAGTCgttattatcaacaaaataggTCTGCTAGAGCAGCAGCActtgcttttaataataatcatcCGCATCAAAAGGTAAATCATCTTTATGTAATGGATTAAATGATGAAGTTTTAAGGAAGAAACCGGGacaatacagaaaaaattaagtgcAGTATCCAGTGAAAATTATAGTGGTAGAAATTGCAGTATTGTATCATGTTGAGCTGGGATCTAATACATCTGCTCGAGCAATTGGTACAACTTCTGGCGTGTCTAATAGTACCGtccacaaaattttaaaattacacaaatatcaTGCCTACAAATCAAACTAGTAAATAAGCTAAGttaagatgattttgatcgtcGTGTACAATTTTGTGAGTAGTTTAGTGATACATTACATCGTGAGACAAATTTGTTGTACAAATGTCTGTTTCTCGGACGAATGTTCCTCTTATATGGTGAAGCCAATAGATACAACTGAGGATAGTGAAGCGATActaattctcatttatttcgaaaaatatacaattataaTACAAAAGTCTTTGCCACAAAGCCTGACTTTCTTAAAGATCTTTAGAATAGAATTGTTAACGAATGTCAGTAAATAATACCCAAAATGTTCGCTAAAGTGCGCAGACCTTTTGAATAAGAATTATACTTTTGTATGGAGGTCAACGGCGATCATTTTCACATTTAACAAAATTGGtgttatatacaatttttttcatataaaaaaaggtttatttttctttttacatttattcTTATCTCTTGAGAATGAATTGATAAAATACAAATAGGGCTATGTATAAAAATTCAAGGTATCACTCCAAGGCTCTTGAGGGTGAGGGCAAGGCGTCAGAGAAATacaatttctgtcaataaatggCTCCCTCAGTATTAAATTTTACGTAATCCGCcgtttttggctaaacaatttattttccaaGATTTTCCGGTTGGACTGTTTTATCTCGAAGACCCTGTAGATATTAAGAGATAAATTTTTTCATCACCAAATATCGTAAGTATACAAAATTTAATCTAGAATACAGTGCAGATAATAGTCCAAATTCAATTTGTCATTTTTAGATGAACTTAccttaataaacataaattttgttCATATACCAACTCTATAGGggatgatttttgaaaaaaatttccgGTGAAATAACAATTTGCAATATTAGGAATAGTACTAAAACTTATCTTACACATGTAGttatgacataaaaaatatcgaaaccaggaaaaaaaacttttgttttttctgttttcGTAACTACATGTATCTGTACAAATGTACATACATCATTATGTTACAAAAAGGCAAGGGAAGTTTTCCTATTTTTCTCCAAATTTCAACAATATCTTTATAATTTCTGATACGATTTGCATAATTTCTGAAAATGAATATTTCGAATTTACGATATAAACTGGTTTATGCGATTAAGATACCACTGAATTCTAATACACTACAATAATTATTTGCAAACCAAAATGATCATGAGAACAATGAATTAAAGCGATAGTTCTAtgaaattaaactttaatataGTTAGTATTTATAGTTTCTTCTATTTAAGGCATCTGCTTACTATTAGATAAACTTAAGTTATGCTTTTTCGCTCCTTTATGTTCACttacttatattataaaaagcgTTTCACATTTTAGAGCAGTAATCTAGAGCTGTCAAACTTTTTAGGCTGAAAGTTGcgcgattaaaaaaaaaaaacatgaattttaaGAACCTTACTATATGGTTTGAATATTATTGATGAGCGGTTTGATGCATCAGAAGTGAAAATCAATATACCACGAAATGCTGAAGAAGCGTCAACCTAATTCTTCTGCTtcttaaattacatttaaatgaatttaaagacTTTCTTTTCCTATTTATTAAAGTGTGttgtttttgatataaaaatgaaggaaatatCTTCATTCCATAATCAATGGAATCAGAATAGATGTATTCTCGCACTAATGAGTGCGTGTGGCGACATCTCAAAGTCATTAATTAAAGTAATTGGATCCGAAAAGATGTATATTTACAAATCTGTCCTGTTTTTCACAAAGGTATATATTGCGACATCTTACAGCCAtgcttaaatatataaattaagagAAGCCGAAAAAGTAAACTTATCAACCAAACATGAATGGAAACAAAACTAAGTTGATAGTcgtacaaaaaatatattctataatgtctgttataaaTTTGTTCTACGACTTAACGACTTAAGCAGCACACCGCGTAGAATCTTAATTATTCcacatttattataaaatacactATTTTATAACACCCACAaaatgttaaaacaaaaaaatctagttagtagaagaaattaatggatttcttttcatttacgtacctttaaaagttaaattggtTCCGCTACCTATAATACACCCATTTCCCCCAATGCATGCCGCATAAGCTGTGGACATAAAATAACACATTGTTTCCCTGGTCGGCTTTTTTTGCTGCTCTTCTTCCTCTtctctaaaaatgaaataaaactattcTCGTTAATTTGATACCTAcacttaaaatgatattttagctttaaatacaaaaaattaaataacttaaatacccgTTAGACTTAAAAAGAGAtgcatttaaagtatttttatcaGTAAAAGTGTCTTTATAAccattatcataaaatattttaataaaatataaagcaccTTGCTTTTTCCAAGGGAACTCCATCCAAAAAAGGTGTTTCAAACATCTGCCCAATTCCTTGTTCTTCCAATTCTATTAAAGTTGCTTCTATTATGGGAATCATCATGGCTGTTGCTGCTGTATTTGATATCCACATTGATACTAGCATGGTGACGGTTACCAATCCCAAGTTTAATTTTCTGGGACTACATCCAaccttaaagataaaattaaacaattactaaaaatgtataaattttttttatatgttaccCTTTTTATCACATGTAACGCAACCCTTCTATGCAGATTGCAATGTTCGACAGCAATTGCAATGACAAGTCCACCGACAAACAtcatatttgtttcttttaggtAACATAGAGACACTTTATCTGAGTCTAGCACCCCCATAAGAGGAAATAGCACCATGGGTATTAAAGAGGTTATTGGTAGAGGTAGTGCTTCGAAAACCCTAAAATATCTTGAGTAAATAAGTGTTCTAATTTTACTTACATCGATTTAAACTACTAAAGATCTTAAACAATCTTGTATGAAtattaaataggtattttttaattgcGCTAAAATCTtgtaataaataagaaacagAATCATACTACATTACAAAACAAATTCAATTTACACTACAAgtatgaaattataaatatcagCAGGTATCATAGAGTCTGGCGTATGTCATGAATGACATATTATGTAGTGAGACACAAATGGCGGTTTGCAAGCTTCCTTGTgattaattttcaaaagaaatctAACAGTCTTTCTGAagataaaaaacacatttaaaagaCTTGGTTGGATCTGGTGTGGGGTGTTTTAGATAATTAGTTTgaattatctaaatttatttttaatttagttttagatAAGCCTGCTTGAAGAGGCAAGATatcaataataacttaaaatctAAGAAACCTATTTTGCCTAAAGTCcttatttataattcaaaatttttacacTTTGAGTTGACTCACTATCTACTTGACTTTACGATCAGATAAATAGATTGATTGGATTAAGAGGTCAGTAGTTTGTCCACCACGATCACCTGCACTAAATCCTTTGGATATCTTTCTCTGCGGACATCTTGAGGGGACTGCTTATAAAATACAGTCTCAAAACTTTGggatgatttaaaaacaaaaatatgagcAGCATGTCTagcaattaaaaatgtaaaactaataaacttttgttcaaaataataaaattttaaaaaccagtaaaacaaaattaaaatattttaatttctttgttttattacaatagtatatatcaaaataaaataacctttaaacCAAGAAGTACCctaagtaaaatttatattgtgtgacgaattcataattaaGTACCTGTTTTATGGGATATTATGCCATACTTATTTAATAGATATTagtttagaaaatactatctcgtACGctcaattgttaaaaattaaaaaaaaaccgagaAGGGCGACTTTGAGCAAATCAGTCAACCGGATCATTATGAGGATTATTGGTTGACGTAGCCACTAAGACCGGAAGGTGAAGTGCCCGAAATGTGGCAAAGCAGGCTATATAAGAAGACAGTATCCAGAATGCACTAGTTCCGCTCCCGGCAAAATAAGGACTTCAAAAGGGCAATCGTCTGCAAGCATTGTTAGCGAACGGAGAAGAAAGATTAACAGTTATTAAGAACCACCATTGCTGATAATACTTCGCAAAATGGGGATCTTATAAAAGAGCAAGAGGAAGATATATATGACCAGATAAACATACACTAAATAAAGAGCTGCGTTGGTGTGATCCCAAATTCGGCCAAGCCCTGAAGATAAAGAAACTGATCAAGAGACTGGTAGAAAGATTTTCTACCGAGTTAACGAAGAGGCGTCACATCAAAAGCCAACCTATGAAGATGATTGGGACGCTTTGTGTTCTATAAAGGAGCAGTTGAATGCCGAGAATCTGAGAAGGCAATTACTGGATACAACATACTTGGAAATGGTCGACACCACTCATCGTCTAATAGTTGAACAAATAGAAAGTTACTTAGATACTAATGGAAATAGGAAGGAGACCCTTCCTGTGAGACATTATTTAAGCAATACACTTTTAAATCAATAGGTTGAAAGAAGAGGTCCAACAGAATGGTCTTCAAGATCTCCAGATCGAACACCCcttgatttttttctctggggtCACTTGACAACTGTTGTGTCTAAAACACAACTAGATTCCTTTGATGATCTCGGCAACAAATTATAAGAGAATAATAGAGTTCATTGCCGTatctacttaattttttcaagtattaaaaaatgtaagcaatgaaattaaaaatagattgtatttttgtttaaccCAAAAAGGaacgatttttaaattttatttatttaacaaaaaggcattttacaaaaatttaaattaaaaataaatcattataaatacatttaaacaaatatatattatgcagaatattaattaaaaagcgcTTTAATTTGAGGTATCACAAATGGGGACACAGTGCCATTTAAGATTTAGGGAGCCCAAGTGGTTGGTTActttataacttaaatatagTTCTTTTTTTCcctacctaaaaaaaatttgtaccaATTTggtagttttaacttttttaatttgagagATATTCGCgttgaaagttttcaaattgaaagCGACtttcaaattgaaataaatagtaAGAAAGAAGAACAGAGtgtgaaaaaatacttttaaaagtcTTAAAGAATTGTGTGTAATTTTTACtcatataataaatcatttgaCTATTTTTGCGTATCGTGTGTTTTAATTCACATCTAAAGGAACAGGAAAAACGCTACAACATTAAACTAGGCCACAGCAAAACTATTTTGCTACGACTGAAAAAgccgcatttttttaaattacttttaggtTAACCAATTAACTAGTCATAAAAGCCATTTCGAACTTACTAAGAGTTTTTGgtgaaatggaattggcacATTCAATAATTTTCTCCCACAACTCCTTTAAATTTGGTGGCTTACTAAATTCGCGTATGTAAATGATCTCCTTAAgataaccccaaaaaaaaatagtcatttgagatttaggaggccatttaatatcgccagtcccactaataacacggttagaaaaaatatttgttaaaaatgcttttaccATAATTGCATTAAGAGCAGAAGAGCCGCCTTGTTGAAAGTAGACCGATCCCAGGACTAAATCAGGGAGGTTTTGAATGGCAGAAAGAACTGCGTTGTGTagcaactcaaggtatttttgggtttaaagtaccataattaaaaattgaaccTATAATATGGTCGCCCAGAATATCAGtcaaaacattcaatttttgaatTGAAAACTTCTACGCTCATATGAATAATGGAAGGATTGAGTTTTCTATTTAATGAAAAAGAATATTCTTCTAAAAAgagaatattttgtaaaacattttCATATGTTTTTTCATTGCTTAAGAAAATATCTCTTGAGTTTTAGAACATTTGAAACATTGTCCCCGTGGTTTAGATTCAAATACTGGTAACAGTTTTATAGTCCATACCTAGTACCTCTTCAACACTTCTACTTAATCGTGTTGAAATCACTTTCCGGGAACTCCAAATCATTTCTTCCAGTCGTTCTTGCTCCTAGCCTTACGTACTAAAGATGTAACTAAAATGCAATGAAGCATGGCTGAACAAATCTTAAATACTAATTAAGCTATACAATTGACTGTAAGGGATTCAATACAATCCAAGGACCTCTGCAGTTTCCGAGGATTCAGGGAGATCTACTGACGATTGGCCTCCCAGCTCCGAG
The sequence above is a segment of the Anthonomus grandis grandis chromosome 12, icAntGran1.3, whole genome shotgun sequence genome. Coding sequences within it:
- the LOC126742657 gene encoding protein I'm not dead yet-like isoform X2, which translates into the protein MASVSRLLLNAVKIYWKTLFIVLYPIILLPVFIFDNVAALRCLYVVLLMAGYWVFEALPLPITSLIPMVLFPLMGVLDSDKVSLCYLKETNMMFVGGLVIAIAVEHCNLHRRVALHVIKRVGCSPRKLNLGLVTVTMLVSMWISNTAATAMMIPIIEATLIELEEQGIGQMFETPFLDGVPLEKAREEEEEQQKKPTRETMCYFMSTAYAACIGGNGCIIGSGTNLTFKGIYESRFDEGPGVEFAKWLFLNVPMMLIMMYLTVIWLQFWYMGLFRPNSPDAKRLKVGMQGEQVARKLIGRKLQEMGPMSFQEKAVGCLFFLSVLLWFFRKPQFIAGWAEMITQHKVKDATAAIIVVLLLFIIPSNLDFINIFNKDESKRPKVASQALLTWKVVHQKLPWGLIFLLGGGFALAEASKASGMSQLIADHLHGFAMLPRFWVMVISCLFATVLTQFSSNVAVANVVLPVLAEMSLVAKIHPMYLMMPAALSCSFSYCLPVSTPPMAIAAAPCNMSSKEMAKAGLGVAIISLGVLFLVFPFLGRLIWDLDTFPTWATL
- the LOC126742657 gene encoding protein I'm not dead yet-like isoform X1; its protein translation is MVSITNILTTMASVSRLLLNAVKIYWKTLFIVLYPIILLPVFIFDNVAALRCLYVVLLMAGYWVFEALPLPITSLIPMVLFPLMGVLDSDKVSLCYLKETNMMFVGGLVIAIAVEHCNLHRRVALHVIKRVGCSPRKLNLGLVTVTMLVSMWISNTAATAMMIPIIEATLIELEEQGIGQMFETPFLDGVPLEKAREEEEEQQKKPTRETMCYFMSTAYAACIGGNGCIIGSGTNLTFKGIYESRFDEGPGVEFAKWLFLNVPMMLIMMYLTVIWLQFWYMGLFRPNSPDAKRLKVGMQGEQVARKLIGRKLQEMGPMSFQEKAVGCLFFLSVLLWFFRKPQFIAGWAEMITQHKVKDATAAIIVVLLLFIIPSNLDFINIFNKDESKRPKVASQALLTWKVVHQKLPWGLIFLLGGGFALAEASKASGMSQLIADHLHGFAMLPRFWVMVISCLFATVLTQFSSNVAVANVVLPVLAEMSLVAKIHPMYLMMPAALSCSFSYCLPVSTPPMAIAAAPCNMSSKEMAKAGLGVAIISLGVLFLVFPFLGRLIWDLDTFPTWATL